AGCGCCGCTCCGTAGCGGCCCATCGCCCGATTGGCGGCGATGTCCTCATCGTGGACCGCGAGCGCTTCACGCCGGAGCGCTTCACGCACCACTTCCGGACCACGCCCGCATGTGCGCGCAAACACGCGCTGCATTCGCTCGATCGCCCAGAACAGATTGACCGCCGTCGGCCGCGTGGCGGCGAAAGTCTTGCACAGCCGCGCAAAGGTCTGGCGCAGGTCCGCGGCACGGACCTGCTGCATGCCCAGCGCTATGCCCAGCGCGGCCGCCACCCCGATGGCCGGCGCGCCGCGCACGACCATGTCCGTGATCGCCTCCGCCACCGCGCGCGCATCACGACAGACGCGGTAGACCTCACGCGTCGGCAGCAGGCGCTGATCGATCATCACCACTGTGCCATTTCGCCACTCGACGGTCCGAATCATACCTCCTCGCGCGCCGCTGCTTCATAACTTCGAGCATGCCAGCCGGTCAAGGCGCGCACCGTGCGTGCTGCCGCCCATCCCGGGCGGGCATTGGCTGGGTCCTAAGTGGTTGGCCAGCCCGCAACCGTTGTCCAAGCCAGGGAACCGAAGCCGCGCTGACGGCGGCGTTCGGGCCGGCACGAGGAGCGTGGTACAGCGGCAAGCAACTTGCTCAAGCTTGCTGAAGAACGAGCAAGGAGACCAAGGTGATATTCCTTGACAAACTGCGTCATTGCGCCTTAAGGTCCGGACGGGATGAGTGAGGAAGGGAGGATCGGACGTGGGTATCACCATAGTTCAGAAGAGCGAACTGGGCGTCCGGAAGCATGCTCCGAAGATCGCCCTGGTGTTGGCCGGCGGCGCCATCACCGGCGGCGCCTTCAAGCTCGGCGGTTTGAAAGCTCTGGATGACTTCCTGGTCAACCGTAAGATCAACGAGTTCGACACCTACGTCGGGCTGAGCGCGGGCGCGGTGCTGGCCGCGCCGCTGGCCGCTGGCGTCAGCCCGGCGGAGATGCTCAAGAGCCTGGAGGGCAAGTCCGAGGAGTTCTCCAAGTTCGCGGCGCTCGATTTCTACTCACCGAACTTGCGCGAGTTTGTGGCCAAACCGCTGCAGTTCGCTTTCGATGTGGCGGCGTATGCCCCGGGCGTGCTGCTCGATCTAGCGCGTCAGGCGCCGGCGCTGCTGCCGGCGCTGCGCTCGGCGGCGGCAGCCTTCTTGCGCGCGCCTTCGCCGGAGGGTCTCGGCAATCTGCTCCAACCGATCAGCGAGGCCGTGGAGGAGCGGCGCGGCTTCCCGTTCTTCCTCGACTATCTGCCCTCCGGCTTCTTCGACAACGCCAGCATCGAGCGCTACCTGCGGAGCAATTTCGAGCGCGCCGGAATCAGCAACGACTTCCGTGCGCTCTATCGCAACACCAGCCGCGAGCTCTACATCGGGGCGATGAATCTCGACACCGCCGAACGCGTAGTCTTCGGGCACGACGAAGATACTTCGGTAACCGTCTCCGAGGCGGTACAAGCATCGACTGCGCTGCCGGGCTTCTACAAGCCGGCGCGCTTGCATGGGGTCGACTACGTCGATGGCGGCGTGCGGCGCACGGCCAACATCGATGTGGCGATCGAGCACGGTGCCGACTTGGTGATCTGCTACAACCCCTTCCGCCCGTTCTCCAACCGCGTGCGGCGCAAGTACGTGAAGGAACTGGGCAAGACCGTGGTCGAGGGGCGGCCGCTGGCCGATACCGGCTTGCTCACCATCGTCAATCAGGTCTTTCGCACGCTGTTGCACTCGCGGCTGCAATACGGGCTGCGCCAGTACCAGGATGATCCGCACTTCCGCGGCGACATCATCGTCGTCGAGCCGAAGGAGTCCGACCTGCACTTCTTCCAGATGAGCGCGCTGGCTTACTGGCAGCGGATTGTGGCGGCACAGCACGGGTACATCTCGGTCACCCAATCCATCGAGCAGCACTACGATCTGATCAAGCCGATTCTCGAGACCTACGGCATCGCCATCACCCGCCGCACCGTGCGCCAAGGCGTCGACCGGCTGCGCGCAGAAGACGAGGAGCAGGCCGCGGAAGTGCTCATCCGCGAAGTGCCGCGCCGCAACCTCAGCGTGGCGTAGCTTGCGCTTGGCCGGTTGCCAGTGTCGGTGCCGGGGTGGGTTGCCGCCGCTGCGGAGACGGTGATTTCCACCGCGAGCCGAGCACCGCGGCGGCGCAAGGTGCCGGCTGGCTCGGGCGGCGCCCGAGCAGCGAGGCTTACACCCGCTCGATGATCGTCGCGATGCCCATGCCGTAGCCGATGCACATCGTGCTCATACCGTAGCGCTTGCCTTGGCGCTCGAGCTCATCGACCAAGGTCCCGATCAGCATTGCGCCGGTGGCACCGAGCGGGTGACCGAGCGCGATCGCGCCGCCGTTGACGTTGACCCGCGCTGGATCCATCCCGGTCTCTTGAATCGTGCACAGTGGAACGGGGGCGAAGGCCTCGTTGATTTCGATCAGATCGATGTCCTCGATCTTGATGCCGGTGCGCTTGAGAATCTTCTTGGTCGCGGGAATCGGGCCGGTCAGCATGATCACCGGCTCGGAGCCGACGATGACTTGGTCGACGATGCGGGCCCGGGGTTTGAGCTTGAGTTCCTTCACCTTCTGCTCGGAGGCGAGCAAGACGACCGCGGCGCCATCGACGATGCCGCTCGAGTTGCCGGCGGTGATGCGGCCGTCGGGCTTGAACGAGGGCTGCAAGGCCATCAGTCCTTCGAGGGTCGATTGCGGCCGCACGTGCTCATCGGTATCGAACAGCTTCTCCTCGCCATTATGCGTCACTTTGATCGGCACCATACTCTTCTTGAAGCGCCCTTCTTGAATCGCGCGCCAGGCTTTTTGCTGGCTGGCGAGCGCAAAGCGGTCGATCTGCTCGCGCGTGTAGTTCCAGCGCTCGGCAATCATTTCGGCCGACAGCCCCTGCGGGACGAGGTTGTACCGCTCCATCAAGCTCAGCGGCAGCGGACCCATATCTGAGCCCATCGGCACGCGGGTCATGTTCTCCACGCCGCCGGCAACCACCAGATCCTGTGCACCGGCTTTGACGGCTTGGGCCGCGAAGTTCACCGCTTGTTGGCCCGAGCCGCAGAAGCGATTGAGCGTCACCCCCGGCACCTCGATCGGCCAGCCGGCGGCCAGCACTGCGCCGCGGCCGATGTTGGCTCCTTGCTCGCCGGTCTCGGTGACGCAACCGGCGACCACGTCTTCCACCTCTCGCGGGTCAATGCCGGTGCGTTGCACGGTGGCGTTGAGCACGGCGCAGAGCAGATCCATCGGGTGAACGCCGCTCAAGCTCCCCTTACGCCGGCCCCGCGGGGTGCGGCAAGCGTCGATGATGAAGGCGTCGGCCATTGGGGGTCCTCCTCCGGGGGGAAAGCTTCAGACGCGGCACGACTAACAGCCGCCCGAATTCGAGTCAATGCGGGATCGCCGCTACCGGAATGATCTTGCCGAGAATCGCCGGGCGGCGGGCGCCGGTCACCGCCGGCACGTTGGCGGGGCGCCCGCGGACCGCCTCGACGGCCAGCACCGCGAACGCCACCGCCTCGAGCGCATCGCCGGCGACGCCGAGTTCATCGATGACGCCGACGCGGGCGTAAGCAATCTCGGCGCGCAGCATCGCCATCAAGGTGGGATTGCGGCTGCCGCCGCCGCTGAAGTAGATCTCGTCGATCCGCCCTTGCGGCAGCAGGAAACGCCGGTAGGCATCCCCGAGCGAGCGGGCGGTGAAGGCCGTCGCCGTGGCCACTAAGTCACTGTCGGTTAGGCGACGGCGGCGGCCGGCCGCCAGCAGGCGGGCCACCATCGCCTCGCCGAACAGCTCCCGCCCAGTGGTCTTGGGCGGCCGGCGGCGAAAATAGGGGTGCGCCAACAACTCCCGCAGTACGGCGCCGTCAACCCGACCGCGCGCGGCCAGCCGGCCGTCGCGATCATAGCTGAGGCGGCCGGCGCTGACGTGAGCCGTTATTGCATCAATCACCATGTTACCCGGCCCGCTGTCGAAGCCCGCGATCGCATCGACCCCGCCGCCGGCGGGCAGGAAGGTCGGATGGGCGATGCCGCCGATGTTGTTGATCACGCGGCCGCGGCTCGGATGGCGGAACAACAGCCAGTGAACGTACGGCGTCAGTGGTGCGCCCTGACCGCCGTGGGCGAGATCGGCCGGGCGAAAATCGGCCACGGTGGTAACCCCGCAGCGCGCGGCGATAACCGCCGGCTCGCCGATTTGTAGCGTCGAGGGCGGCTGAGTGCGCCCGCTGCCGGGTGGCCCGTGCCACACCGTGTGTCCGTGTGAACCGATCAGATCAAC
This is a stretch of genomic DNA from Deltaproteobacteria bacterium. It encodes these proteins:
- a CDS encoding patatin-like phospholipase family protein, translated to MGITIVQKSELGVRKHAPKIALVLAGGAITGGAFKLGGLKALDDFLVNRKINEFDTYVGLSAGAVLAAPLAAGVSPAEMLKSLEGKSEEFSKFAALDFYSPNLREFVAKPLQFAFDVAAYAPGVLLDLARQAPALLPALRSAAAAFLRAPSPEGLGNLLQPISEAVEERRGFPFFLDYLPSGFFDNASIERYLRSNFERAGISNDFRALYRNTSRELYIGAMNLDTAERVVFGHDEDTSVTVSEAVQASTALPGFYKPARLHGVDYVDGGVRRTANIDVAIEHGADLVICYNPFRPFSNRVRRKYVKELGKTVVEGRPLADTGLLTIVNQVFRTLLHSRLQYGLRQYQDDPHFRGDIIVVEPKESDLHFFQMSALAYWQRIVAAQHGYISVTQSIEQHYDLIKPILETYGIAITRRTVRQGVDRLRAEDEEQAAEVLIREVPRRNLSVA
- a CDS encoding anhydro-N-acetylmuramic acid kinase; translated protein: MASKTWTVIGLMSGTSTDGIDAALVRLRPGGARYGVRVEAFRTLPFQRALRRRLLAVASGQPLPVSVLSGLNVELGEALAAAARAIACSAGVRLGQVDLIGSHGHTVWHGPPGSGRTQPPSTLQIGEPAVIAARCGVTTVADFRPADLAHGGQGAPLTPYVHWLLFRHPSRGRVINNIGGIAHPTFLPAGGGVDAIAGFDSGPGNMVIDAITAHVSAGRLSYDRDGRLAARGRVDGAVLRELLAHPYFRRRPPKTTGRELFGEAMVARLLAAGRRRRLTDSDLVATATAFTARSLGDAYRRFLLPQGRIDEIYFSGGGSRNPTLMAMLRAEIAYARVGVIDELGVAGDALEAVAFAVLAVEAVRGRPANVPAVTGARRPAILGKIIPVAAIPH
- a CDS encoding thiolase family protein; translated protein: MADAFIIDACRTPRGRRKGSLSGVHPMDLLCAVLNATVQRTGIDPREVEDVVAGCVTETGEQGANIGRGAVLAAGWPIEVPGVTLNRFCGSGQQAVNFAAQAVKAGAQDLVVAGGVENMTRVPMGSDMGPLPLSLMERYNLVPQGLSAEMIAERWNYTREQIDRFALASQQKAWRAIQEGRFKKSMVPIKVTHNGEEKLFDTDEHVRPQSTLEGLMALQPSFKPDGRITAGNSSGIVDGAAVVLLASEQKVKELKLKPRARIVDQVIVGSEPVIMLTGPIPATKKILKRTGIKIEDIDLIEINEAFAPVPLCTIQETGMDPARVNVNGGAIALGHPLGATGAMLIGTLVDELERQGKRYGMSTMCIGYGMGIATIIERV